Proteins co-encoded in one Listeria ivanovii subsp. ivanovii genomic window:
- a CDS encoding transketolase codes for MSELKMKSFEIRKDVIKMIYDAKTGHTGSDLSCADILVALYYGAMNINPNNPEALDRDRYVQSKGHAVEVLWAVLADKGFFAKEELGTFSAFGSRFIGHPNNKVAGIEMNTGSLGHGLSVSVGMALAAKMDGKSYHTYTLMGDGELAEGSVWEGAMAAANYNLDNLTAIIDRNSLQISGRTEDVMSVEPLADKWRAFGWDVIEVDGNDPDKLQALFKTVNKTGKPRLIIAKTIKGYGVKMAENVAKWHHYVPSREEYEIAMKDLEERMEACRHE; via the coding sequence TCGTTTGAAATTAGAAAAGATGTTATAAAAATGATTTACGATGCAAAAACCGGACATACTGGTTCAGATTTATCATGCGCGGATATTCTTGTAGCACTTTACTATGGCGCGATGAATATTAATCCGAATAATCCTGAAGCTTTAGACCGTGATCGCTATGTCCAAAGTAAAGGTCATGCTGTCGAAGTTCTTTGGGCGGTTTTGGCAGATAAAGGATTTTTTGCAAAAGAAGAATTGGGTACTTTCTCCGCATTTGGCTCTCGCTTTATCGGACATCCAAATAATAAAGTTGCAGGAATTGAAATGAACACAGGTTCGCTTGGGCATGGATTATCGGTTTCTGTGGGTATGGCATTAGCCGCTAAAATGGATGGGAAAAGTTATCACACCTATACTCTAATGGGAGACGGAGAACTTGCGGAAGGGTCTGTTTGGGAAGGCGCGATGGCTGCGGCAAATTACAATTTAGATAATTTAACAGCCATTATTGATCGAAACTCCTTACAAATTTCTGGTCGCACGGAGGATGTCATGAGCGTGGAACCTTTGGCAGATAAGTGGCGCGCATTTGGTTGGGATGTTATCGAAGTAGATGGAAACGATCCGGATAAACTACAAGCACTTTTTAAAACAGTGAATAAAACTGGAAAACCTCGTCTGATTATTGCGAAAACAATTAAAGGTTATGGCGTTAAAATGGCTGAAAATGTTGCTAAATGGCATCACTATGTACCAAGCCGTGAGGAATACGAAATAGCAATGAAAGATTTAGAGGAAAGAATGGAGGCGTGCCGTCATGAATAA
- a CDS encoding transketolase family protein, with the protein MNKIANRQIMCEVLMKEAARNDSNLVVLTSDSRGSASLGAFAEKFPERLIETGIAEQNIVGIAAGLAHSGKRAFVASPACFLSMRSIEQVKVDVAYSDTNVKLIGISGGVSYGALGMSHHSLQDIAVTRAIPNLEVILPADRLETEAVFDYLLQSNRPAYVRLGRNAVEDCYIEKPVFQIGKAATLREGDDVAILATGEMIRVALDASEELKLKGISARVLNFSTIKPFDQGVVEAALAETKLLISMEEHSIYGGLGAAVSEVVSSSSTSIRHLILGIPDEPAIAGTSQEIFAYYGLSATGVADIVMKNLPIIGDEKR; encoded by the coding sequence ATGAATAAAATCGCGAACCGCCAAATAATGTGTGAAGTCTTAATGAAAGAAGCAGCTCGTAACGATAGTAATTTAGTTGTATTAACAAGTGATTCAAGAGGATCCGCTTCGCTGGGGGCTTTCGCAGAAAAATTTCCAGAACGATTAATTGAAACTGGTATTGCCGAACAAAATATTGTTGGAATTGCAGCAGGATTAGCACATAGTGGCAAACGAGCTTTTGTTGCTTCACCTGCATGTTTCCTGAGTATGCGTAGTATTGAACAGGTGAAAGTAGATGTGGCTTATTCAGACACGAATGTAAAATTGATTGGCATCAGTGGTGGTGTCAGTTATGGTGCACTTGGTATGAGCCATCATTCGCTTCAAGATATTGCTGTTACTAGAGCGATTCCTAATTTAGAAGTCATTCTACCAGCAGATCGCCTAGAAACAGAAGCTGTTTTTGACTATTTGCTTCAATCAAATCGACCGGCATATGTTCGTCTTGGAAGAAATGCGGTAGAAGATTGTTACATCGAAAAGCCAGTATTTCAAATTGGGAAAGCTGCGACCCTCAGAGAAGGGGACGATGTGGCAATTTTAGCGACTGGCGAAATGATACGTGTCGCACTTGATGCAAGCGAAGAATTAAAGTTAAAAGGAATCAGCGCACGCGTATTGAATTTTTCAACAATCAAGCCGTTTGATCAAGGAGTAGTAGAAGCGGCATTAGCTGAAACAAAACTACTTATTAGTATGGAAGAACATAGTATTTATGGGGGATTAGGTGCAGCAGTGAGCGAAGTGGTAAGTAGTTCTTCAACAAGTATTCGTCATTTGATTTTAGGAATTCCGGATGAACCTGCTATTGCTGGAACGAGCCAAGAAATTTTCGCTTATTACGGTTTATCTGCTACTGGAGTTGCTGATATAGTCATGAAAAACCTACCAATTATTGGAGACGAAAAAAGATGA
- a CDS encoding PTS beta-glucoside transporter subunit IIBCA has translation MNNSDLAKAVVKLVGGKENILSVIHCVTRLRFKLRDENLADTEKIKALQGVMTVVKSGGQYQVVIGDHVSYVYDEVIQVLGIKPDDALQDDSEQEHKSIFNKFVELISGIFMPVLGLMAASGILKGFLTAAVTTGLIDTSAGIYEVLYAASDALFYFMPIILGFSAGKVFKTNQYLSAAVGASLVYPTLVEMYSNGAHLTFLHIPVILMNYTMSVIPVILAIYFMSKLEKVLVKFIPKSLQLIFVPLLLLLIVVPVSLIIIGPVSTYASQLLAKGALALYSLSPMIAGFFLAGVWQVAVMFGLHWAFIPIFINNITVLGYDPINAMLYCTVFAQTGAVMAVMLKTRNQELRSLSVTATISGFLGITEPAIYGVNLPYKKPFIMACVGSAFGGAIAGMSAAKMFGGFASGGGFGIPMFINPDGIGWDFWGFLISLVVAFSIALILTYFFGFKDKVVEEVIIQTGKVATLDETIYSPLQGELMALNDVKDEVFSGGIMGAGVAILPTNGEIRAPFDGTVLSVFKTKHAIGLISKQGVELLIHVGLDTVNLNGHFFDIKVSESEEVKKGDLLGTFDLDEIKKAGYDTTTPVIVTNSAALADVITLNLGKNVDNNQKILEAKA, from the coding sequence ATGAATAATTCGGATCTTGCAAAAGCGGTTGTAAAGCTTGTTGGTGGAAAAGAAAACATTTTGAGTGTGATTCATTGTGTCACACGGCTACGATTTAAGTTGCGTGATGAAAATCTAGCAGATACAGAAAAAATCAAAGCGCTACAAGGTGTTATGACGGTTGTGAAAAGTGGTGGGCAATACCAAGTGGTTATCGGTGATCATGTCAGTTATGTTTATGATGAGGTCATTCAAGTTTTAGGGATTAAACCAGATGATGCACTGCAAGATGATTCTGAACAAGAACACAAAAGTATTTTTAATAAGTTTGTTGAATTGATTTCAGGAATTTTTATGCCAGTACTGGGTCTAATGGCAGCTTCAGGTATTCTGAAAGGTTTCCTAACAGCGGCAGTCACAACGGGATTAATTGATACCTCTGCTGGTATTTACGAAGTTCTTTACGCGGCAAGTGATGCGCTCTTTTACTTTATGCCAATTATACTTGGCTTTTCAGCTGGGAAAGTATTTAAAACGAATCAATACCTTTCTGCTGCAGTCGGTGCATCGCTTGTTTACCCAACACTTGTTGAAATGTATAGCAATGGAGCACATTTAACATTTCTACATATTCCAGTTATTTTAATGAACTATACAATGTCTGTTATTCCTGTTATTTTAGCTATTTACTTTATGAGTAAACTGGAAAAAGTATTAGTAAAATTTATTCCGAAAAGTTTACAATTGATTTTTGTCCCTCTATTGCTACTTTTAATTGTGGTGCCTGTGTCTCTAATTATCATTGGGCCTGTTTCAACATATGCTAGCCAACTACTTGCAAAAGGAGCATTGGCGCTTTATTCGCTTAGTCCGATGATTGCAGGCTTCTTCCTGGCTGGTGTTTGGCAAGTGGCTGTTATGTTCGGACTGCACTGGGCATTTATACCGATTTTCATTAATAATATTACTGTTTTAGGATACGATCCAATTAATGCAATGCTTTATTGTACTGTATTCGCGCAAACTGGTGCGGTTATGGCAGTAATGCTTAAAACCCGAAACCAAGAATTGCGTTCGCTTTCTGTAACCGCAACTATTTCTGGATTTTTAGGAATCACGGAACCAGCAATTTATGGGGTAAACTTGCCGTATAAAAAACCATTTATTATGGCTTGTGTTGGATCGGCTTTTGGTGGTGCAATTGCGGGTATGAGTGCTGCGAAAATGTTTGGTGGCTTCGCGTCTGGTGGGGGTTTCGGTATTCCGATGTTCATTAATCCAGATGGAATAGGCTGGGATTTCTGGGGATTTTTAATTTCGCTAGTGGTAGCTTTCAGCATCGCATTGATTTTAACTTATTTCTTTGGATTTAAAGATAAAGTAGTAGAAGAAGTAATAATCCAAACAGGAAAAGTAGCGACATTGGACGAAACTATTTATAGCCCGCTTCAAGGTGAATTAATGGCGTTAAATGATGTGAAAGATGAAGTGTTCTCAGGTGGTATAATGGGAGCGGGAGTAGCAATTCTTCCTACGAATGGCGAAATTCGTGCCCCATTTGATGGAACAGTACTTAGTGTTTTTAAGACCAAGCACGCAATAGGTTTGATTTCCAAACAGGGAGTCGAGTTGTTAATTCATGTTGGACTTGATACAGTTAATCTAAACGGTCATTTTTTTGATATTAAAGTGAGCGAATCAGAAGAAGTAAAAAAAGGTGATTTATTAGGAACATTTGATTTGGATGAAATAAAAAAAGCTGGCTACGATACTACCACACCAGTCATTGTAACGAATAGTGCCGCACTGGCCGATGTTATTACATTAAACCTTGGAAAAAATGTAGATAATAACCAAAAGATTTTAGAAGCAAAGGCTTAA
- a CDS encoding DUF4038 domain-containing protein has product MLTQSADKRRIEKNGEPFFYLADTVWSAFTNIDLTDWAYYLKVRKEQGFNVLQINILPQWDRSVLESIQEPFGISEGFFDLQSKNEAYFKHAEKMLEMAVNQGFTPALVLLWCNYIPETWGAKFGVSPLFRKEDIKSYTEMMLEHFDRFNPVYIISGDTDFPTETVADYYLEALETVSKKAPQALKVLHICGRLKKIPEKLQTHPALDLYFYQSGHNSEHQAMAYTLAEHFSQLEPRKPVINSEPCYELMGYSRQKYGRFNREDVRKAAWQSVLSGAIAGITYGAHGIWSWHEEGSTFGSALGEGFVSPFNWRQALHFDGATDYAFLKSFILANDLTTLKPINLVLNRTSEIRAAETEKLVIVYVPSNVPIYLKGQFTSVDDYAIDLEQGKKVGLTKVFHEANTEIQMTPFLKDSLYILHQ; this is encoded by the coding sequence ATGTTAACGCAAAGTGCTGATAAGCGTCGAATAGAGAAGAATGGTGAACCTTTTTTCTACCTCGCAGATACAGTTTGGAGTGCATTTACGAATATTGATTTAACCGATTGGGCCTACTACTTAAAAGTCCGAAAAGAGCAAGGTTTTAATGTACTGCAAATCAATATTTTGCCACAATGGGATCGAAGCGTACTAGAAAGTATTCAAGAGCCATTTGGTATAAGTGAAGGCTTTTTCGATTTACAGTCTAAAAATGAAGCTTACTTTAAACATGCAGAAAAAATGTTAGAAATGGCAGTAAATCAAGGTTTTACTCCAGCACTTGTTTTGCTGTGGTGTAATTATATTCCGGAGACGTGGGGGGCGAAATTTGGTGTCAGTCCGCTGTTTCGAAAAGAAGACATTAAATCTTATACGGAAATGATGTTGGAGCATTTTGATCGATTCAACCCCGTTTATATCATTAGTGGGGACACGGATTTCCCAACGGAAACTGTAGCAGATTATTATTTAGAAGCTTTAGAAACTGTTTCTAAAAAAGCACCGCAAGCACTAAAAGTTTTGCATATTTGTGGTCGTTTAAAAAAAATTCCTGAAAAACTGCAGACACATCCTGCTCTCGATTTGTATTTTTATCAATCTGGACATAATTCCGAGCATCAAGCAATGGCCTATACGTTGGCAGAACATTTTAGCCAGTTAGAGCCAAGGAAGCCAGTTATCAATTCAGAGCCGTGCTACGAATTGATGGGATATAGTCGACAAAAGTATGGTCGTTTTAACCGAGAAGATGTACGAAAAGCTGCTTGGCAAAGTGTTTTATCTGGTGCTATAGCTGGTATTACTTATGGGGCGCATGGTATTTGGAGTTGGCATGAAGAAGGGAGTACATTTGGATCAGCGCTCGGTGAAGGATTTGTTTCTCCATTTAATTGGCGACAAGCACTTCATTTTGACGGAGCTACAGATTATGCATTTCTAAAATCCTTTATTTTAGCTAATGATTTAACAACACTTAAACCAATAAATCTAGTCTTAAATCGAACTTCAGAAATTCGAGCAGCAGAGACCGAAAAATTAGTTATCGTTTATGTGCCATCAAATGTCCCAATTTATCTGAAAGGGCAATTTACTTCTGTAGATGATTATGCTATTGATTTGGAGCAAGGTAAGAAGGTTGGTCTTACAAAAGTATTTCATGAAGCGAACACAGAAATTCAGATGACACCTTTTTTAAAAGATAGTTTATATATACTTCATCAATAA